A single window of Paenibacillus sp. SYP-B4298 DNA harbors:
- a CDS encoding ABC transporter substrate-binding protein encodes MTTWKKMLLPLMALMLVVTACSQADNGGSAAGNTGSTEAGASTADKVFEQGKYDPPIDISTVIMPREYTKGETKDNNVHDRWMLETLGMKHKDTWYPAGADQYKQQLQLALTSGEKLPDFVMVPTDPVLTNQLIESGQFIAIDELFEKYASPLWKEHTNANPDVWYPFTKDGKKWNLPIMEYTDNDDTLLWLREDWMKKLNLQEPKTIADLEVIMDKFKNENPDGLAAKDVYPLAITLKNNTNTWMGGLDWLFGAYGSVQEQWNMDASGNLEYGSVNPGAKQALAKLREWMEKGYIHPDSALWDEGKAAELWTKGNAGILPGANWIPDWPAPDLLNNVAGSEYKAYPIPAGPEGKIGTKWQKSGVNSSFMINKDAKHPEAIILYYNYLLENLANPEAGSPYEYGFAQGYDWDIVDGQPTQDKEKINGFFDKFPFITGPARIPGLYMETLVKLANGEEAKTPYEKQLATFRKPENWYAAKVVMSQIDIRKQNYFTGAATPTMIEKWNLLRQSELETFNKIIYGKLPVDAFDEFVANWKVNGGEQVTKEVNEWFQSVTK; translated from the coding sequence ATGACCACATGGAAGAAAATGCTGCTGCCGCTAATGGCTTTGATGCTGGTTGTAACAGCGTGCAGCCAGGCAGACAACGGGGGAAGCGCTGCTGGCAACACAGGTTCGACGGAGGCAGGCGCATCTACAGCGGATAAGGTTTTCGAGCAGGGCAAATATGATCCGCCGATCGACATCAGCACCGTCATTATGCCGCGCGAATATACGAAGGGCGAGACGAAGGACAACAACGTGCATGATCGCTGGATGCTGGAGACGCTCGGCATGAAGCATAAGGATACCTGGTATCCGGCAGGGGCGGATCAGTACAAGCAGCAGTTGCAGCTTGCGCTAACCTCTGGCGAGAAGCTGCCGGATTTTGTGATGGTGCCGACAGACCCTGTGCTGACGAACCAACTGATCGAGTCCGGTCAGTTCATAGCGATCGACGAGTTATTCGAGAAGTACGCCAGCCCGCTCTGGAAGGAGCATACCAACGCTAACCCGGATGTCTGGTACCCGTTCACGAAGGACGGCAAGAAGTGGAATCTGCCCATTATGGAGTACACAGATAACGATGATACCCTTCTGTGGCTGCGCGAGGATTGGATGAAGAAGCTCAATCTGCAGGAGCCGAAGACGATCGCTGACCTGGAAGTCATCATGGACAAATTCAAGAATGAGAACCCGGATGGCCTGGCTGCCAAGGATGTATATCCGCTGGCGATTACGCTCAAGAACAATACGAACACCTGGATGGGCGGCCTTGATTGGCTGTTCGGCGCCTATGGCTCCGTGCAGGAGCAATGGAATATGGACGCGAGCGGCAATCTGGAGTACGGCTCCGTCAATCCGGGTGCGAAGCAGGCGTTGGCGAAGCTCCGGGAATGGATGGAGAAGGGCTATATCCATCCAGACTCTGCACTGTGGGATGAGGGCAAAGCGGCAGAGCTCTGGACCAAGGGCAACGCCGGCATCCTGCCTGGCGCGAACTGGATACCGGACTGGCCGGCACCGGATCTGTTGAATAATGTCGCTGGCTCCGAATACAAGGCTTACCCGATTCCGGCAGGGCCTGAAGGCAAGATCGGGACGAAGTGGCAAAAATCCGGCGTCAATAGCAGCTTTATGATCAACAAGGATGCCAAGCACCCTGAGGCGATCATTCTGTATTACAATTATCTGCTGGAGAATCTGGCCAATCCCGAAGCGGGCAGCCCCTATGAATACGGCTTCGCACAGGGCTATGATTGGGATATTGTAGACGGACAGCCGACGCAGGACAAAGAGAAAATCAATGGCTTCTTCGACAAATTCCCGTTCATCACCGGCCCGGCGCGCATCCCTGGACTGTACATGGAGACCCTCGTCAAGCTGGCGAATGGCGAAGAAGCGAAGACACCTTATGAGAAGCAACTGGCAACCTTCCGTAAGCCGGAGAACTGGTATGCGGCCAAGGTCGTCATGTCACAGATTGATATTCGCAAGCAAAATTACTTCACAGGAGCCGCGACGCCGACGATGATCGAGAAATGGAACCTGCTCCGCCAGTCCGAGCTGGAGACATTTAACAAGATTATTTATGGCAAGCTGCCGGTAGACGCCTTCGATGAATTCGTCGCGAACTGGAAAGTCAATGGCGGCGAGCAAGTAACGAAGGAAGTCAACGAATGGTTCCAGTCTGTAACCAAATAA
- a CDS encoding assimilatory sulfite reductase (NADPH) flavoprotein subunit encodes MQLQVTNSPFTAEQAALLNELLPTLTESQLNWLGGYLAFYRAGGAVGAPVAEAGSLLQASISGLAVESAAAPVAAPAVPQGPREATILFGSQTGNAQRLAGRLADKLKGEGFEVTLSAMNKYKTNNLKKVANLFVLVSTHGEGDPPDNALAFHEFVYSKRAPKLEETKFSVLALGDTSYEFFCKTGQDFDKRLEELGAQRLVDRVDCDVDFEEAASGWIAAVTSALTSAPAVAGQGAIAAVAAPSDAGAPAESDYSRNNPFLAEVLENLNLNGRGSDRETRHLELSLEGSGLHYVPGDAVGIYPQNDPELVDRIVSLLQWDPQEPVVIGKSGETATVRSALLSHFEITVLTKPLLEKATAFTSNEKLAELLKPDNKDAFKAYVGGRDLLDLLTDFGPWTLTASDLPNVLRKLPPRLYSIASSLESHPEEVHLTIRKVEYDAHGRERKGVCSVYASERLEPGDKVPIFIQHNPNFKLPANPETPVIMVGPGTGVAPFRSFMEEREEAGASGKSWLFYGDRHFVTDFLYQTDWQRMLADGVLTKLDVAFSRDTEEKVYVQHRMLEQGEELYKWLEEGAHVYVCGDEKQMAHDVQAALLEIIGRYGGKSPEGAAAYLAELQEQGRYQRDVY; translated from the coding sequence TTGCAACTTCAAGTGACGAATAGTCCGTTTACAGCGGAACAGGCTGCACTGCTCAATGAGCTGCTGCCAACCTTGACGGAGTCTCAGCTTAATTGGCTGGGCGGTTATCTGGCATTTTATCGAGCCGGCGGTGCAGTGGGCGCTCCGGTTGCCGAAGCAGGCTCTCTGCTGCAGGCGTCAATTTCCGGTCTGGCGGTTGAGTCTGCGGCGGCTCCCGTTGCCGCTCCTGCTGTGCCACAAGGCCCGCGTGAGGCAACGATCTTGTTCGGCTCGCAGACCGGCAATGCGCAACGACTGGCAGGAAGGCTGGCGGACAAGCTGAAGGGCGAAGGCTTCGAGGTTACGCTGTCGGCCATGAACAAGTACAAGACGAATAATCTCAAGAAGGTCGCCAATTTGTTTGTACTCGTCAGCACGCATGGCGAGGGCGATCCGCCGGATAATGCTCTGGCGTTCCATGAATTTGTGTATAGTAAGCGTGCGCCGAAGCTGGAGGAGACGAAGTTCTCTGTGCTGGCTCTTGGCGATACCTCTTATGAGTTTTTCTGCAAGACCGGACAGGATTTTGACAAGCGTCTGGAGGAGCTTGGCGCACAACGGCTCGTCGATCGTGTCGATTGCGATGTCGATTTCGAGGAGGCAGCCTCCGGTTGGATCGCGGCGGTCACCAGCGCGTTGACTAGCGCGCCTGCGGTCGCGGGGCAAGGGGCAATTGCGGCTGTAGCTGCGCCATCCGACGCGGGTGCTCCGGCTGAGTCCGATTATTCGCGCAACAACCCGTTTTTGGCTGAAGTGCTGGAGAATTTGAATCTGAACGGACGTGGCTCGGATCGCGAGACGCGCCATCTGGAGCTGTCGCTGGAGGGCTCGGGCTTGCACTATGTGCCAGGTGATGCGGTCGGCATCTATCCGCAGAATGACCCGGAGCTTGTGGATCGCATCGTGTCGCTGCTCCAGTGGGACCCGCAGGAGCCGGTTGTTATCGGCAAGTCGGGCGAGACGGCTACGGTTCGTTCAGCGCTGCTAAGCCACTTTGAGATTACAGTGCTGACGAAGCCGCTGCTGGAGAAGGCGACGGCATTTACAAGCAATGAGAAGCTCGCTGAGCTGCTGAAGCCAGACAACAAGGATGCGTTCAAGGCGTATGTGGGCGGTCGCGACCTCCTCGACCTGCTGACCGACTTCGGCCCGTGGACGCTGACAGCATCGGATCTGCCGAACGTGCTGCGCAAGCTGCCGCCGCGCCTGTATTCGATCGCGAGCAGCCTGGAATCCCACCCAGAGGAAGTGCATCTGACCATCCGCAAGGTGGAGTACGATGCACATGGACGCGAGCGCAAGGGTGTATGCTCCGTGTACGCTTCCGAGCGGCTGGAGCCGGGTGATAAGGTGCCGATCTTCATTCAGCACAATCCGAACTTCAAGCTGCCGGCTAACCCGGAGACGCCGGTCATTATGGTTGGGCCGGGCACAGGCGTTGCACCATTCCGCTCATTTATGGAGGAGCGCGAGGAAGCTGGCGCTAGCGGCAAGAGCTGGCTGTTCTATGGCGACCGTCATTTCGTGACTGACTTCCTGTACCAGACCGACTGGCAGCGTATGCTGGCGGATGGCGTGCTGACGAAGCTTGATGTGGCATTCTCCCGCGATACAGAGGAAAAGGTGTATGTGCAGCACCGGATGCTGGAGCAGGGTGAGGAGCTGTACAAGTGGCTGGAGGAAGGCGCACATGTGTATGTCTGTGGCGATGAGAAGCAGATGGCGCATGATGTGCAGGCGGCATTGCTTGAGATTATCGGGCGCTATGGCGGCAAATCGCCTGAGGGAGCGGCGGCCTATCTGGCTGAATTACAGGAGCAGGGCCGATACCAGCGCGACGTATATTAA